In Ostrea edulis chromosome 4, xbOstEdul1.1, whole genome shotgun sequence, a single window of DNA contains:
- the LOC125670266 gene encoding transmembrane protein 69-like, producing MATLRRYPVMIRQCCFLNISNRWISLGMVSNSSSMQKKLTDHQQTIQYEITSQNRRGFRSLIDNVSNRISNVTSSVWRGNTGLVLDGITGLRHCPYPALVLGTAGLLPFVGAPGLMMLIGQSSIAFLANAQMVYGACILSFLGGVRWGFGVCEGKTTPAEWDNMRNMTISIVPSLVAFSAVLCPEPASQILIMLGLTGVGCHDAVTGSYPAWFRGLRMLLTFVAVSSFILTFSCKSRLQSTDSPKDNETSEETESATQVSEKEA from the coding sequence ATGGCTACTCTTCGCAGATATCCAGTGATGATTAGACAATGCTGCTTCCTCAACATAAGTAACAGATGGATTTCCTTGGGAATGGTTTCAAATAGCAGTAGCATGCAAAAGAAATTAACTGATCACCAGCAGACAATTCAATATGAAATTACATCACAGAACAGAAGAGGTTTCCGATCACTTATCGACAATGTATCAAATAGAATCAGTAACGTAACCAGTAGTGTCTGGAGAGGTAATACTGGACTGGTGCTAGACGGAATAACAGGCTTGAGACACTGTCCATACCCAGCACTGGTATTGGGTACTGCAGGACTTCTTCCTTTTGTAGGAGCCCCAGGCCTAATGATGCTGATAGGCCAATCATCCATAGCATTCTTAGCGAATGCCCAGATGGTGTATGGAGCCTGTATTTTGTCTTTCCTTGGTGGAGTAAGATGGGGATTCGGTGTTTGTGAGGGGAAGACAACTCCGGCAGAATGGGACAACATGAGGAACATGACAATCAGCATTGTCCCGTCTTTGGTGGCTTTTAGTGCTGTCTTGTGTCCTGAGccagcctcacaaatcttaatcATGTTGGGGCTCACTGGCGTTGGATGTCATGATGCAGTGACTGGATCTTATCCAGCTTGGTTTAGGGGATTAAGGATGCTTCTGACCTTTGTGGCAGTTAGCAGTTTTATTCTAACATTTTCCTGTAAATCACGACTTCAATCAACAGATTCTCCCAAAGACAATGAAACTTCAGAAGAAACAGAATCAGCAACACAGGTGTCAGAAAAAGAAGCATag